The proteins below are encoded in one region of Leishmania major strain Friedlin complete genome, chromosome 7:
- the SCG1 gene encoding phosphoglycan beta 1,3 galactosyltransferase 1 — MQEENNVPAEWAPRDTHRLDLLQLLPPSQRHCGQSSAAESGQGCHSRSRGKPEVHSTRASSGGKRSTGTLSRSDDCLNAIAQTPLFNSCGHPRRSAAQCLRLHTRQRRLVALAVLLALIVMVHWVISQFTTNVGSQQKSSIELLNEANREYESSSPFSVLVQHESAVERLTTTQRGLAASGAGSLARLDRDQLPSWTLRVIDEDCTMCLDNVTYASAVAADAGRSTNKTGHHKQKGLSVFATTSAPLGLMGPMLFAMASVTDDVDVAAELPRWQWVTWSYAQQRRFVHTSQSRSTGERPRHLIVLGIPSTDQPMRYPLRDAQRATWLTYREVARTENNFTGALLQLYVFAAAEHDSEDSTHSAVDMVQLAPTVSEYAAATEQHLAVEGGDVNNAPPYLQRRVVLRDGWRDIPRSDDAVWRSPCAGVRTTVVTAASLVAGTSSLAALSAQLSLPVTPAFTAAAQYVCHASAALWQEALHHRNSLWLDFLTDRKPTTKKKMGMGISWGIPTEIGMSQKTVLWLNYAYTAFPDVPYIMKGDDDMYLKVPQYLSDLRHVRGGWQKPRNLTVTIPHRGVIPPTLAIDDAEECLYRVWWIYSNKIAYGNGVGYILDRRLIQAALNPFDGSNALLMKLLTNPYDYRLEKEYLSLNMQHEDKHIGKQIRDHHDAVERFCPKKRVCYMADRRFRAHQILRPKPVKLTWISVMAHFGMSAIPYYVHYFHKNEFKVAEEAKRLIAQGIDVKTIEENATQRMHEWVASQVPSTLVGLGASFDLDWVRGDPRTAYTVAEEDEVAVYDVRYKLRRRNDIPCVLESDKR, encoded by the coding sequence ATGCAAGAGGAGAACAATGTGCCAGCGGAGTGGGCTCCCAGggacacgcaccgcctcgaccTTCTTCAGCTGCTTCCCCCCTCTCAGAGGCACTgcgggcagagcagcgctgcggagaGCGGACAGGGCTGTCACTCGCGCTCACGCGGCAAGCCGGAGGTGCACTCGACTCGAGCGTCGAGCGGTGGTAAGAGGAGCACCGGCACACTGTCGAGAAGCGATGACTGCTTGAATGCCATAGCACAGACCCCCCTGTTCAACTCCTGCGGTCATCCTCGACGATCCGCGGCACAATGTCTGCGTTTACACACTCGACAGCGTCGTCTGGTTGCGCTAGCCGTCTTACTTGCTCTCATCGTCATGGTTCACTGGGTCATCAGCCAATTCACGACCAATGTAGGCTCACAACAGAAATCATCGATAGAGTTGCTCAATGAAGCGAACCGTGAATATGAGTCTTCATCGCCGTTCTCTGTcctggtgcagcacgagaGTGCTGTTGAGCGGTTGACGACCACACAGCGTGGTCTTGCGGCCTCTGGCGCTGGCTCTCTGGCGAGACTCGACCGGGATCAGCTGCCGTCGTGGACGTTGCGTGTGATCGACGAGGACTGCACGATGTGCTTGGACAATGTCACATACGCTTCTGcggtcgctgcggatgcgggGAGGTCGACTAACAAGACGGGACATCATAAGCAAAAAGGGCTTTCCGTGTTCGCGACGACATCTGCACCGCTGGGCCTCATGGGGCCGATGCTGTTTGCGATGGCGAGCGTGACGGACGACGTGGACGTTGCAGCGGAACTGCCGCGGTGGCAATGGGTGACCTGGTcgtacgcgcagcagcgccgcttcgtTCACACATCGCAGTCGCGGAGCACAGGTGAGCGACCGCGACACTTGATCGTGTTGGGCATACCTTCAACGGACCAACCGATGCGCTACCCTCTGCGGGACGCACAGCGGGCGACGTGGCTGACGTACCGAGAGGTTGCACGCACCGAGAACAACTTTactggcgcgctgctgcagctctacgtgttcgctgctgcggagcaTGATTCTGAGGACTCGACGCATTCCGCCGTGGACATGGTTCAGCTGGCCCCGACAGTGAGCGAGTACGCCGCAGCAACTGAGCAGCACCTGGCTGTGGAGGGTGGAGACGTCAACAATGCACCCCCCTACCTGCAGCGTCGCGTGGTGCTGCGTGATGGGTGGCGCGACATCCCACGAAGCGATGACGCGGTGTGGAGATCACCCTGCGCTGGTGTAAGGACCACCGTGGTGACTGCGGCAAGTCTTGTGGCCGGGACCTCGTCCCTCGCGGCTCTTTCAGCCCAGTTGTCGCTGCCCGTGACACCTGCCttcacagcagcggcgcagtaCGTGTGCCACGCGTCCGCGGCACTgtggcaggaggcgctgcaccaccgcaacTCGCTATGGCTGGACTTTTTGACGGACCGCAAGCCGACcacgaaaaagaaaatggGCATGGGTATATCGTGGGGTATACCGACAGAAATAGGCATGTCTCAAAAGACCGTGTTGTGGCTGAACTACGCGTACACTGCCTTCCCGGACGTGCCGTACATCATgaagggcgacgacgacatgtACCTGAAGGTGCCACAGTACTtgagcgacctgcggcatGTGCGCGGTGGGTGGCAGAAGCCGCGCAACTTGACGGTGACGATTCCACACAGAGGGGTTATCCCACCGACACTGGCCATCGACGACGCGGAGGAATGCCTGTATCGAGTGTGGTGGATCTATAGCAATAAAATCGCGTATGGCAACGGCGTGGGCTACATTCTGGACCGTCGCCTCATCCAGGCTGCACTGAACCCATTTGATGGCTCCAATGCTCTTCTGATGAAGCTGCTGACAAATCCCTACGATTACAGGCTGGAAAAGGAATATCTTAGCTTGAACATGCAGCACGAGGATAAGCATATCGGGAAGCAGATAAGAGATCACCACGACGCCGTGGAGAGGTTCTGCCCCAAGAAGCGCGTGTGCTACATGGCTGACCGGCGGTTCCGGGCGCACCAGATTCTGCGGCCAAAGCCTGTCAAGCTGACGTGGATCTCGGTGATGGCGCACTTTGGCATGTCAGCGATTCCATACTATGTCCACTACTTCCACAAAAATGAGTTCAAGgtggccgaggaggcgaagcggTTGATTGCGCAGGGCATCGACGTGAAGACGATTGAGGAGAATGCAACGCAGCGGATGCACGAGTGGGTGGCGTCTCAGGTGCCGAGCACACTCGTGGGGCTCGGAGCGTCATTCGATCTCGACTGGGTACGTGGAGACCCACGCACTGCGTACACTGTagccgaggaggacgaagtCGCGGTATACGATGTTCGGTACAAGCTCCGCCGAAGGAACGATATCCCGTGTGTCTTGGAGTCTGATAAGAGGTAG